In a genomic window of Labilithrix sp.:
- a CDS encoding PLP-dependent aminotransferase family protein yields the protein MLLYERIADELMSQVARGVLRPGDRLPSVRRLSEERGISIATVLSAYSMLEGQGITESRPKSGHFVRARNVPDCPVPAPPRRAPSPAKVSTPPDADDLIRAMSRDRGLVPLGTAFVAPELLPLKRLNALLAAVAREGGGPGGAYEDVRGQKQLRRQLARRAVSWGGQLGEDDFVTTLGATEALSLALGAVTKPGDVIAVESPAYFGLLRLAEYHGLRAIEIPTDPETGLDLDALEDAIRAGPVRAVLATPSFQNPLGSRMPAESKERLVKMLARRDVPLVEDDVYGDLAFDGSRPRPAKAFDNRGNVLLCGSFSKTLAPGYRVGWIAPGRFQEAIERRKFAHVVASPSPTQMAIAEYLGEGGYERHLRRLRRVVAAQSERYRAAIAEAFPAGTRVSRPQGGFVLWVELATGFDANALFERALQRGIAVAPGSIFSARRRFGHCLRISTGHPWSPRIERAIATLGELVQR from the coding sequence ATGCTCCTCTACGAGCGCATCGCCGACGAGCTCATGAGCCAGGTCGCGCGCGGCGTGCTCCGCCCCGGCGACCGCCTGCCGAGCGTGCGGCGCCTCAGCGAGGAGCGCGGGATCTCGATCGCGACGGTGCTGTCGGCGTACTCGATGCTCGAGGGGCAAGGCATCACCGAGTCGCGGCCGAAGTCGGGGCACTTCGTGCGGGCGCGCAACGTGCCCGACTGCCCCGTGCCGGCGCCCCCGCGGCGCGCGCCGTCGCCGGCGAAGGTGTCGACGCCGCCCGACGCCGACGACCTCATCCGCGCGATGAGCCGCGATCGCGGGCTCGTCCCGCTCGGGACCGCGTTCGTCGCGCCGGAGCTGCTCCCGCTGAAGAGGCTCAACGCGCTGCTCGCCGCGGTCGCGCGCGAGGGCGGCGGACCCGGCGGCGCCTACGAGGACGTGCGCGGTCAGAAGCAGCTCCGCCGCCAGCTCGCGCGGCGCGCGGTGAGCTGGGGCGGTCAGCTCGGCGAGGACGACTTCGTGACGACGCTCGGCGCGACGGAGGCGCTCTCGCTCGCGCTCGGCGCGGTCACGAAGCCCGGCGACGTGATCGCGGTCGAGTCGCCGGCGTACTTCGGCCTGCTGCGCCTCGCCGAGTACCACGGGCTCCGCGCGATCGAGATCCCGACCGATCCCGAGACCGGGCTCGACCTCGACGCGCTCGAGGACGCGATCCGCGCCGGCCCCGTCCGCGCGGTGCTGGCGACGCCGAGCTTCCAGAACCCGCTCGGCTCGCGGATGCCGGCGGAGAGCAAGGAGCGCCTCGTGAAGATGCTCGCGCGCCGCGACGTCCCCCTCGTCGAGGACGACGTCTACGGCGATCTCGCCTTCGACGGATCGCGCCCGCGCCCGGCGAAGGCCTTCGACAATCGCGGCAACGTGCTCTTGTGCGGCTCCTTCTCGAAGACGCTCGCGCCCGGCTACCGCGTCGGATGGATCGCGCCGGGGCGCTTCCAGGAGGCGATCGAGCGGCGGAAGTTCGCCCACGTCGTCGCGTCGCCGTCGCCGACGCAGATGGCGATCGCCGAGTACCTCGGCGAAGGCGGTTACGAGCGCCATCTCCGCCGGCTCCGTCGCGTCGTCGCGGCGCAGTCGGAGCGCTACCGCGCCGCGATCGCGGAGGCGTTCCCCGCCGGCACGCGCGTGTCGCGACCGCAAGGCGGCTTCGTGCTGTGGGTCGAGCTCGCGACCGGCTTCGACGCGAACGCGCTGTTCGAGCGCGCGCTCCAGCGCGGGATCGCGGTCGCGCCGGGCTCCATCTTCTCCGCGCGCCGCCGCTTCGGTCACTGCCTCCGCATCAGCACCGGCCACCCGTGGTCGCCGCGGATCGAGCGCGCGATCGCGACGCTCGGCGAGCTCGTTCAGCGGTAG
- a CDS encoding class II glutamine amidotransferase: MARLFGLIGNRADLAGRVLASESDALAVESRGEQIGWGVGFYQGGEVLMRRRPIDDRARIDMAKAAGDVRADLLVAHARNATIGSLRTENTHPFRYRQWLFAQTGTLPSFEAIRERLSASVPQFLRSSIRGETDAEILFYVFLSFLHDAGRLTDAVTPAAHVRDALRSCVAVVDGLAAEVGGEPGQVNLLCSDGESLFALHRGAEMAYRVFAGKAEAEALIGDDLGLRRKTPELAQMHFTLLAADFDDEFSIAASSPTAQSRWKSVGERAIVTVERGQDPHVENL; this comes from the coding sequence ATGGCACGTCTGTTCGGGTTGATCGGTAATCGCGCTGACCTCGCCGGGCGTGTGCTCGCGAGCGAGTCGGACGCGCTCGCCGTGGAGTCCCGCGGGGAGCAGATCGGCTGGGGCGTCGGCTTCTACCAGGGCGGCGAGGTGCTCATGCGCCGCCGCCCGATCGACGACCGCGCCCGCATCGACATGGCGAAGGCGGCGGGGGACGTGCGCGCCGACCTCCTCGTCGCCCACGCGCGGAACGCGACCATCGGCTCGCTCCGCACCGAGAACACGCATCCGTTCCGGTACCGGCAGTGGCTCTTCGCGCAGACGGGGACGCTCCCGTCGTTCGAGGCCATCCGTGAGCGCCTCTCCGCGAGCGTCCCGCAGTTCCTCCGCTCTTCCATCCGCGGCGAGACCGACGCGGAGATCCTCTTCTACGTGTTCCTCTCCTTCCTGCACGACGCGGGCCGCCTCACCGACGCGGTGACGCCCGCCGCGCACGTGCGTGACGCGCTGCGTTCGTGCGTCGCGGTGGTGGACGGGCTCGCGGCCGAGGTCGGCGGTGAGCCCGGGCAGGTGAACCTCCTCTGCTCCGACGGCGAGTCGCTCTTCGCGCTCCATCGCGGCGCCGAGATGGCGTACCGCGTCTTCGCGGGGAAGGCGGAGGCGGAGGCGCTCATCGGCGACGACCTCGGGCTGCGCCGCAAGACCCCCGAGCTCGCGCAGATGCACTTCACGCTCCTCGCGGCGGACTTCGACGACGAGTTCTCGATCGCCGCCTCGAGCCCCACCGCACAGTCTCGGTGGAAGAGCGTCGGCGAACGTGCGATCGTGACCGTCGAACGTGGTCAGGACCCGCACGTCGAGAACCTCTAG
- a CDS encoding sigma 54-interacting transcriptional regulator: MNSRFHTGVSSSYGDDAKDQHPEPKERSGLVLLYAPNFEQLSPAYVFSSPELTIGRDAANLICVPEQAVSRQHARIFSRPDRAGIRERWFLQDLQSRNGTMADGQYITEVELEPNHEIRTGDAIFKFVEMGAERFVPYRIDGRVAGMRRAQLFTELVGGARMDAIAADIEKIAPKELSAVILGETGTGKEVIARGIHRLSGRRGSFQAINCAAIPHTLLESELFGYRRGAFSGADRDKPGLIKLADQGTLFLDEIGDMPLEAQAKLLRVLQLREVFPLGATTPERVDIRVVCATHRDLYEYAREGKFRGDLLARLNEHVVRVPPLRERKEDIYLLSRSFAAKYGRPQLGFTFSFIVALLHYDWPFNVRELESCIKRGVALTDAQVLDTVHLPDAITEHMKGYGERQQGTTHPTIHPSNLPPPMMVHPTGPPPPMGVSIPPPPFVPGARRGSPSEQELRELLHRHRGNVAAVGRELGKERMQIHRWLKKYNIDLGAYR; the protein is encoded by the coding sequence ATGAACAGCAGGTTCCATACCGGCGTATCGTCCAGCTACGGCGACGACGCGAAGGACCAGCACCCCGAGCCGAAGGAGCGCTCCGGCCTCGTCCTCCTCTACGCGCCGAACTTCGAGCAGCTCTCCCCCGCCTACGTCTTCTCGTCGCCCGAGCTCACGATCGGGCGCGACGCCGCGAACCTGATCTGCGTCCCCGAGCAGGCGGTGAGCCGCCAGCACGCGCGCATCTTCTCGCGCCCGGACCGCGCCGGCATCCGCGAGCGCTGGTTCCTCCAGGACCTCCAGAGCCGCAACGGCACGATGGCGGACGGCCAGTACATCACCGAGGTCGAGCTCGAGCCGAACCACGAGATCCGCACCGGCGACGCGATCTTCAAGTTCGTCGAGATGGGCGCGGAGCGCTTCGTCCCTTACCGCATCGACGGCCGCGTCGCCGGCATGCGCCGCGCGCAGCTCTTCACCGAGCTCGTCGGCGGCGCGCGGATGGACGCGATCGCGGCCGACATCGAGAAGATCGCGCCGAAGGAGCTCTCCGCCGTCATCCTCGGCGAGACCGGCACCGGCAAGGAGGTCATCGCGCGCGGCATCCATCGCCTGTCGGGCCGCCGCGGCTCGTTCCAGGCGATCAACTGCGCCGCGATCCCGCACACGTTGCTCGAGAGCGAGCTCTTCGGCTACCGCCGCGGCGCGTTCTCCGGCGCGGACCGCGACAAGCCGGGCCTCATCAAGCTCGCCGATCAAGGCACGCTCTTCCTCGACGAGATCGGCGACATGCCGCTCGAGGCGCAGGCGAAGCTCCTCCGCGTGCTGCAGCTCCGCGAGGTCTTCCCGCTCGGCGCGACGACGCCGGAGCGCGTCGACATCCGCGTGGTGTGCGCGACGCACCGCGACCTCTACGAGTACGCGCGCGAGGGGAAGTTCCGCGGCGACCTGCTCGCGCGCCTCAACGAGCACGTCGTGCGCGTGCCGCCGCTCCGCGAGCGGAAGGAGGACATCTACCTCCTCTCGCGGAGCTTCGCCGCGAAGTACGGCCGCCCGCAGCTCGGCTTCACGTTCTCGTTCATCGTCGCGCTCCTGCACTACGACTGGCCGTTCAACGTCCGCGAGCTCGAGAGCTGCATCAAGCGCGGCGTCGCCCTCACCGACGCGCAGGTCCTCGACACGGTCCACCTCCCCGACGCGATCACCGAGCACATGAAGGGCTACGGCGAGCGCCAGCAAGGCACCACCCACCCGACGATTCACCCGTCGAACCTGCCGCCGCCGATGATGGTGCATCCCACGGGGCCGCCCCCGCCGATGGGGGTCTCGATCCCGCCGCCGCCGTTCGTGCCCGGCGCGCGGCGCGGATCGCCGTCGGAGCAGGAGCTCCGCGAGCTCTTGCATCGTCATCGCGGCAACGTCGCCGCGGTCGGGCGCGAGCTCGGCAAGGAGCGGATGCAGATCCACCGCTGGCTGAAGAAGTACAACATCGACCTCGGCGCCTACCGCTGA
- a CDS encoding TIGR02996 domain-containing protein, with product MTSDAMERARRALEEGRDDDLHAALAAAWRERRAPVLARLAELAHARSPAPFRARLDALAAPRVAVTLERFAALADADEPLLASWILRALESPPFTGPSSRPLLEALVEAASRLRDPRLVDRADAIARVWELRVTPKPARVALTKRLREVAQAIAAEPPRAATEEEARIEAAIAKGLGGAAKEARALADLYADVYANPAEDAPRLVLADALLERGDPRGELIMLQFARRDGTLGPEGALREKELLKKHGKEWLGPLAPVVSWGKGYAQSTFERGFLADADIILSVGKKLALVLEEPSWGVVERLLGSWREDVLDGVPTLLLHAPLNALREVELPARGVKRLAERGRVFARVRRLEVDTAVESWSDVAQVFPALETLVVMSPRGPSVELVARVLAGARVRRVVFDRWFLHPSQPYEPAASIDELVRAAAKLSATAPEVALVPVWSRMPKPPSIELRAKGGRYEIMEAAPSPEG from the coding sequence CTGCACGCCGCGCTCGCCGCCGCGTGGCGGGAGCGGCGTGCGCCGGTCCTCGCGCGCCTCGCCGAGCTCGCGCACGCGCGCTCGCCGGCGCCGTTCCGTGCGCGCCTCGACGCGCTCGCCGCGCCGCGCGTCGCGGTGACGCTCGAGCGCTTCGCGGCGCTGGCGGACGCGGACGAGCCGCTCCTCGCGAGCTGGATCCTTCGCGCGCTCGAGTCGCCGCCGTTCACGGGCCCGTCGTCGCGTCCGCTCCTCGAGGCGCTCGTCGAGGCCGCGTCGCGGCTGCGCGATCCGCGCCTCGTCGATCGCGCCGACGCGATCGCGCGGGTGTGGGAGCTGCGCGTGACGCCGAAGCCGGCGCGCGTCGCGCTCACGAAGCGGCTCCGCGAGGTCGCGCAGGCGATCGCGGCGGAGCCGCCGCGCGCGGCGACGGAGGAGGAGGCTCGGATCGAGGCCGCGATCGCGAAGGGCCTCGGCGGCGCCGCGAAGGAGGCGCGCGCGCTCGCGGACCTCTACGCCGACGTCTACGCGAACCCGGCGGAGGACGCGCCGCGGCTCGTCCTCGCCGACGCGCTGCTGGAGCGGGGCGATCCGCGCGGCGAGCTCATCATGCTCCAGTTCGCGCGGCGCGACGGGACGCTCGGGCCGGAGGGGGCACTCCGCGAGAAGGAGCTCCTGAAGAAGCACGGGAAGGAGTGGCTCGGTCCGCTCGCGCCCGTCGTCTCGTGGGGGAAGGGCTACGCGCAGAGCACCTTCGAGCGAGGTTTCCTCGCCGACGCGGACATCATCCTCTCGGTGGGGAAGAAGCTCGCGCTCGTCCTCGAGGAGCCCTCGTGGGGCGTGGTCGAGCGCCTCCTCGGATCGTGGCGCGAGGACGTGCTCGACGGCGTGCCGACGCTCCTCTTGCACGCGCCGCTGAACGCGCTCCGCGAGGTGGAGCTCCCTGCGCGCGGCGTGAAGCGCCTCGCCGAGCGCGGTCGTGTCTTCGCGAGGGTCCGGCGGCTCGAGGTCGACACCGCGGTCGAGTCGTGGTCCGACGTCGCGCAGGTGTTCCCCGCGCTCGAGACGCTCGTCGTGATGTCGCCGCGAGGCCCGAGCGTCGAGCTGGTCGCGCGCGTCCTCGCCGGCGCGCGCGTACGTCGCGTCGTGTTCGATCGCTGGTTTTTGCATCCGAGTCAGCCATACGAGCCAGCCGCGTCGATCGACGAGCTCGTGCGCGCGGCGGCGAAGCTGAGCGCGACGGCGCCGGAGGTCGCCCTCGTGCCGGTCTGGTCGCGCATGCCGAAGCCGCCGTCGATCGAGCTCCGCGCGAAGGGCGGCCGCTACGAGATCATGGAAGCGGCACCGTCCCCCGAGGGGTGA
- a CDS encoding NTP transferase domain-containing protein: MILCAGLGTRLRPLTEWLAKPMVPIGDRPAVAHVTARIRAAGVARVVVNVHHRPEDLRAWAAREDVAVSEEPELLGTAGGIAQARDLLGDGDVLVWNGDILATPDLAALFAAHRHAATLAVVPRPAREGNVGLDDEGRVVRLRGESFGAESSGADFTGIHVVSGSLRALLPPRGCVVGDVYLPALRRGERLDAFTTHGPFTDVGSLAAYAAANRAWLGARRSWAAPDAEIAAAIDGSIVGAGAVVRADAIDAIVWPGAVVAAPVSRAIVTPRGTVPLP, translated from the coding sequence ATGATCCTCTGCGCGGGGCTCGGCACGCGGCTTCGTCCGCTGACCGAGTGGCTCGCGAAGCCGATGGTGCCGATCGGGGATCGACCCGCGGTCGCGCACGTCACGGCGCGCATCCGCGCCGCCGGGGTCGCGCGCGTCGTCGTGAACGTCCACCATCGCCCCGAAGACCTCCGCGCCTGGGCCGCGCGCGAAGACGTCGCGGTGTCGGAAGAGCCGGAGCTCCTCGGCACCGCCGGCGGCATCGCGCAGGCGCGCGACCTCCTCGGCGACGGCGACGTCCTCGTGTGGAACGGCGACATCCTCGCGACGCCGGACCTCGCCGCGCTCTTCGCCGCGCACCGCCACGCCGCGACCCTCGCGGTCGTGCCGCGCCCCGCGCGCGAAGGCAACGTCGGCCTCGACGACGAAGGCCGCGTCGTCCGCCTCCGCGGCGAGTCGTTCGGCGCGGAGAGCTCCGGCGCCGACTTCACCGGTATCCACGTCGTCAGCGGATCCCTGCGCGCGCTCCTCCCGCCGCGCGGCTGCGTCGTCGGCGACGTGTACCTCCCTGCCCTTCGCCGCGGCGAGCGCCTCGACGCGTTCACCACCCACGGCCCCTTCACCGACGTCGGCTCGCTCGCCGCGTACGCCGCCGCGAACCGCGCGTGGCTCGGCGCGCGCCGCTCGTGGGCCGCGCCCGACGCCGAGATCGCGGCCGCGATCGACGGCTCGATCGTCGGCGCCGGCGCGGTCGTGCGCGCCGACGCGATCGACGCGATCGTCTGGCCCGGCGCCGTCGTCGCGGCGCCCGTGAGCCGCGCGATCGTCACCCCTCGGGGGACGGTGCCGCTTCCATGA
- a CDS encoding SPOR domain-containing protein: protein MKEQQGTVRNLEQIQESDGAPSTPRGVTILLVALGAGCIVFAALALGGKRGGSSAQKVDPLGDLVTQQQKVGTTTTTSAKATDLSSHDVTFPGILSDESSPTTALAAVKGGSRGAASAVSPPIPEPGVEAAPPPPTDRLSVVPLPAQNVLEASPVVTRPRDSMTKAANDAAQIASAAQPSAPPGKEGGYQLQVSSFRTQSEADSFAAQLRARGHKAYVLEAHVPNRGTWYRVRIGPFPSQHAAASYRVGFEGREHVVPFIVHPTGKTATDH from the coding sequence ATGAAGGAGCAGCAGGGCACCGTGAGGAACCTCGAGCAGATCCAGGAGAGCGACGGCGCTCCCTCCACCCCGCGTGGGGTCACGATCTTGCTCGTCGCGCTCGGCGCCGGCTGCATCGTCTTCGCGGCGCTCGCGCTGGGCGGCAAGCGCGGCGGTTCGTCGGCGCAGAAGGTGGATCCGCTCGGCGACCTCGTCACGCAGCAGCAGAAGGTCGGCACCACGACGACCACGTCGGCGAAGGCGACCGATCTCTCGTCGCACGACGTGACGTTCCCCGGCATCCTCAGCGACGAGAGCTCACCGACGACGGCGCTCGCGGCGGTGAAGGGTGGGTCGAGGGGAGCGGCCTCCGCCGTATCGCCGCCGATCCCGGAGCCGGGGGTGGAGGCAGCGCCGCCGCCGCCGACCGATCGCCTCTCCGTGGTGCCGCTTCCGGCGCAGAACGTGCTCGAGGCGTCGCCGGTCGTGACGCGTCCGCGCGACTCGATGACGAAGGCCGCGAACGACGCGGCGCAGATCGCGTCGGCGGCTCAGCCGTCCGCGCCGCCGGGCAAGGAGGGCGGATACCAGCTCCAGGTGAGCTCGTTCCGCACGCAGAGCGAGGCGGACTCGTTTGCGGCTCAGCTTCGCGCGCGCGGCCACAAGGCGTACGTCCTCGAGGCCCACGTGCCCAACCGTGGAACGTGGTACCGCGTGCGCATCGGCCCCTTCCCGAGCCAACACGCCGCCGCGAGCTACCGCGTCGGCTTCGAAGGCCGCGAGCACGTCGTCCCCTTCATCGTCCACCCCACCGGCAAAACCGCAACCGACCACTGA
- a CDS encoding arginine--tRNA ligase → MSLVDRVRTSIESALGRFLSSEQLAAAAGGSWTVERPKRAEHGDYATNVAMVLTKKVGMPPRAIAEGLAKALAVDPVVKSVEIAGPGFVNLRVHPHAVHEELATILAQGSAYGRAPAKSKERIDVEFVSANPTGPITVAAARNGIYGDAVAELLELTGNAVTREYYLNDFGNQIKAFAESVRLAHEKKERGEGHYQGAYIDEIARYLETRAVDPFAADDVELARTCITTMIHGIPGSKMLPGIRRTLHDLGIDFDVWFSEESLHRWGAVDVAIERLRKDGYLVEKDGATFFVTKEAQTEAAREPANAAATAVAKQPPSSGAVSAGGGVGGEAPDQKRDKDRVVKKSDGNWTYFASDIAYHSDKLSRGYDRVIDVLGADHHGYIPRMRNVLDALGLPQSKFEILIYQLVNILRNGETVKSSKRAGNVITADEVMDEIDEAAAREGAGRDALRFFFLSRSANTTVDFDLEIAKSKSLDNPVFYVQYGHARLSSILKKAEAIGGFTGAPSDVAAWAKLDHPDELAIAMHLARWPEVLAEAAALREPHRVVFYVQELARDFQSYFTRMKTDPVLPKDSTRAEPDWQKTWDMEKTNARLGWIRAIRAVYANALGAIGVSAPDRMDLPTTTNQDDEATA, encoded by the coding sequence ATGAGCCTCGTGGACCGCGTCAGGACTTCGATCGAGAGCGCCCTCGGGCGCTTCCTCTCGAGCGAGCAGCTCGCCGCAGCGGCGGGCGGCTCGTGGACGGTCGAGCGTCCGAAGCGCGCCGAGCACGGTGACTACGCCACCAACGTGGCGATGGTGCTGACGAAGAAGGTCGGCATGCCGCCGCGCGCGATCGCGGAGGGGCTCGCGAAGGCGCTCGCGGTCGACCCCGTCGTGAAGAGCGTCGAGATCGCGGGCCCCGGCTTCGTGAACCTGCGCGTGCACCCGCACGCCGTGCACGAGGAGCTCGCGACCATCCTCGCGCAGGGCTCCGCCTACGGGCGCGCCCCCGCGAAGAGCAAGGAGCGCATCGACGTCGAGTTCGTGAGCGCGAACCCGACCGGCCCGATCACGGTCGCGGCCGCGCGCAACGGCATCTACGGCGACGCGGTGGCGGAGCTCCTCGAGCTCACCGGCAACGCGGTCACGCGCGAGTACTACCTGAACGACTTCGGTAACCAGATCAAGGCGTTCGCCGAGAGCGTCCGCCTCGCGCACGAGAAGAAGGAGCGCGGCGAGGGCCACTACCAGGGCGCGTACATCGACGAGATCGCGCGCTACCTCGAGACGCGCGCCGTCGATCCGTTCGCGGCCGACGACGTCGAGCTCGCGCGCACGTGCATCACGACGATGATCCACGGCATCCCCGGCTCGAAGATGCTGCCCGGGATCCGGCGCACGCTCCACGATCTCGGGATCGACTTCGACGTCTGGTTCAGCGAGGAGTCGCTCCACCGCTGGGGCGCCGTCGACGTCGCGATCGAGCGCCTGCGCAAGGACGGCTACCTCGTCGAAAAGGACGGCGCGACCTTCTTCGTGACGAAGGAAGCTCAGACCGAAGCCGCGAGAGAGCCCGCGAACGCGGCCGCCACAGCGGTTGCGAAGCAACCCCCGTCTTCGGGGGCCGTGTCCGCGGGCGGGGGTGTCGGGGGCGAAGCCCCTGACCAAAAAAGAGACAAAGATCGCGTCGTCAAGAAGAGCGACGGGAACTGGACCTACTTCGCGAGCGACATCGCCTACCACTCGGACAAGCTCTCGCGCGGGTACGACCGCGTGATCGACGTGCTCGGCGCCGACCATCACGGGTACATCCCGCGGATGCGGAACGTGCTCGACGCGCTCGGGCTCCCGCAGTCGAAGTTCGAGATCCTCATCTACCAGCTCGTCAACATCCTCCGTAACGGCGAAACGGTTAAATCGAGCAAACGCGCTGGTAACGTCATTACCGCAGACGAGGTGATGGACGAGATCGACGAGGCGGCGGCGCGCGAGGGCGCGGGCCGCGACGCGCTCCGCTTCTTCTTCCTCTCGCGCAGCGCGAACACCACCGTCGACTTCGACCTCGAGATCGCGAAGAGCAAGTCGCTCGACAACCCGGTCTTCTACGTCCAGTACGGCCACGCGCGGCTCTCCTCGATCCTCAAGAAGGCCGAGGCGATCGGCGGCTTCACCGGCGCGCCCTCGGACGTGGCCGCGTGGGCGAAGCTCGATCACCCCGACGAGCTCGCGATCGCGATGCACCTCGCGCGCTGGCCCGAGGTCCTCGCCGAGGCCGCCGCGCTGCGCGAGCCGCACCGCGTGGTGTTCTACGTGCAGGAGCTCGCGCGCGACTTCCAGAGCTACTTCACGCGCATGAAGACCGACCCGGTGCTCCCGAAGGACTCCACGCGCGCGGAGCCCGACTGGCAGAAGACCTGGGACATGGAGAAGACGAACGCCCGCCTCGGCTGGATCCGCGCCATCCGCGCCGTCTACGCCAACGCCCTCGGCGCGATCGGCGTCTCCGCCCCCGACCGCATGGACCTCCCCACCACCACGAACCAAGACGATGAGGCGACCGCATAG
- a CDS encoding EamA family transporter codes for MNAAVSLPTLRPRLDPRLLAALAVVYAIWGSTYLVMRVAVASLPPWGMAGTRFVSAGLLALGVARLRGEVLPSRRDWLLALPTGALLFVVGNGLVAVAEQSIASSVAAVVAATTPLFASAFRAARGERPSRAEIAGMALGLAGVVVLAGGSTLWSAGPRGLVLLFAPVGFALGSLLVRARGPQAGGLAVAAPQMICGGAIMLAISAASGEHMPPTLDASAALAWLYLVVLGSLVGFTAYAWLLRNAPPALSMSHAYVNPLVAVLLGSALGGEQLGASALGAAGLIAAGVMIAVAARAKR; via the coding sequence ATGAACGCCGCGGTCTCCCTCCCGACCCTTCGACCGCGGCTCGATCCGCGCCTCCTCGCGGCGCTCGCCGTCGTCTACGCGATCTGGGGCTCGACCTACCTCGTGATGCGCGTCGCGGTCGCGTCGCTCCCGCCGTGGGGGATGGCGGGGACGCGCTTCGTCTCCGCCGGGCTCCTCGCGCTCGGCGTCGCGCGGCTCCGCGGCGAGGTGCTCCCGTCGCGCCGCGACTGGCTCCTCGCCCTCCCGACGGGAGCGCTCCTCTTCGTCGTCGGCAACGGGCTCGTCGCGGTCGCGGAGCAGTCGATCGCCTCGAGCGTCGCGGCGGTCGTCGCGGCGACGACGCCGCTCTTCGCCTCCGCGTTCCGCGCCGCGCGCGGCGAGCGCCCTTCCCGCGCGGAGATCGCCGGCATGGCGCTCGGGCTCGCCGGCGTCGTCGTCCTCGCCGGCGGCTCGACGCTCTGGTCGGCGGGTCCGCGCGGGCTCGTGCTCCTCTTCGCGCCGGTCGGCTTCGCGCTCGGCTCGCTCCTCGTCCGCGCGCGCGGCCCGCAGGCCGGCGGCCTCGCCGTCGCCGCTCCGCAGATGATCTGCGGCGGCGCGATCATGCTCGCGATCAGCGCCGCGAGCGGGGAGCACATGCCGCCGACGCTCGACGCCTCCGCCGCGCTCGCGTGGCTCTACCTCGTCGTCCTCGGCTCGCTCGTCGGGTTCACCGCGTACGCGTGGCTCCTCCGCAACGCGCCGCCCGCGCTCTCGATGAGCCACGCGTACGTGAACCCGCTCGTCGCGGTGCTCCTCGGCTCCGCGCTCGGCGGAGAGCAGCTCGGCGCCTCCGCCCTCGGCGCGGCCGGCCTCATCGCCGCCGGCGTCATGATCGCGGTCGCGGCGCGCGCGAAGAGGTGA
- the coaE gene encoding dephospho-CoA kinase (Dephospho-CoA kinase (CoaE) performs the final step in coenzyme A biosynthesis.): protein MHLFGLTGGIASGKSAVAARLRERGVPVIDADKLARDAVAPGTDGLAAIVKRFGAEVLLPDGSLDRKKLGAIVFGDEEKRKALNAIVHPQVTLLTFAASKAYRDEGEALVAYEAALIVENGVADAFRPLVVVAAPEAVQLARIVQRDGLTEEEARARIAAQMPLAEKIATADYVIENTGSLADLERRTDEVLASLCERLDVDADRYE from the coding sequence GTGCATCTCTTCGGGCTGACGGGCGGGATCGCCTCGGGCAAGAGCGCCGTCGCGGCGCGGCTACGGGAGCGCGGCGTGCCCGTCATCGACGCGGACAAGCTGGCGCGCGACGCGGTCGCGCCCGGCACGGACGGGCTCGCGGCGATCGTGAAGCGCTTCGGCGCCGAGGTCCTCCTCCCCGACGGATCGCTCGATCGCAAGAAGCTCGGTGCGATCGTGTTCGGCGACGAAGAGAAGCGGAAGGCGCTCAACGCGATCGTGCATCCGCAGGTGACGCTCCTCACGTTCGCCGCGTCGAAGGCGTACCGCGACGAAGGGGAGGCGCTCGTCGCGTACGAGGCCGCGCTCATCGTCGAGAACGGCGTCGCGGACGCGTTCCGTCCGCTCGTCGTCGTCGCGGCCCCCGAGGCGGTGCAGCTCGCACGCATCGTGCAACGCGACGGCCTCACGGAAGAAGAGGCGCGCGCCCGCATCGCCGCGCAGATGCCGCTCGCAGAGAAGATCGCGACGGCGGATTACGTAATAGAGAACACGGGCTCCCTCGCCGACCTCGAGCGCCGCACCGACGAGGTGCTCGCGTCTCTCTGCGAGCGCCTCGACGTCGATGCCGACCGGTACGAGTGA